The nucleotide sequence GTGCCGGCGGAGGCCGCGCGTCTGGAGCGCAGCAACACCGGCGGCCTCAACGAGATGGTCTGGGGCCCGGCCGAGCGCCGCAAGCCCGGGCCCGGCGAGGTCGAGATCGCCGTCGAGGCGACCGGCCTCAACTTCCGCGACGTACTCTGGGCGCTCTCGATGCTCCCGGAGGAGATCCTGGAGGACGGCTTCGCCGGTCCCCGCCTGGGCCTTGAATGCGCCGGCCGCGTCGCGGCGGTGGGCCCGGGCGTCGCGACCTTCAAGGTCGGCGATCCGGTCGTGGCCTTCGCCCAGTCGGGCTTCGCCACCCACATCGTCGTGCCGGACCTCGTGGTGGCACCTGCTCCCGATGGGCTCGACCCGATGGCGGCGGCGACCGTGCCGGTGGCCTTCCTCACCGCCTATTACGGGCTCGTCTCGCTGGCCCGCCTGCGGCGCGGCGAGTGGGTGCTGGTCCATGGCGGCGCGGGCGGCGTCGGCCTCGCCGCGCTCCAGATCGCCAAGCTGAAGGGCGCGCGCGTCATCGCGACGGCCGGCTCGCGCGAGAAGCGGGCGCTGGTGAAGGCGCTCGGCGCCGAGCACGTGCTGGATTCGCGCTCGCTCGCCTTCGTGGACGAGATCCGGGCGATCACGGGTTCCGGCGTCGACGTGGTGCTCAACAGCCTGTTCGGCGAGGCGATGGAGCGCTCGCTCAACGCGCTCAAGCCCTTCGGCCGCTTCGTGGAGCTGGGCAAGCGCGACTACGTCGCCAACACCCATATCGGCCTGCGCCCGTTCCGCCGGAATCTCTCCTACTTCGGCGTCGATCTCGATCAGGTGCTCCAGCATCAGGGCGAGGACGGGGCGCGGCTGTTCCGCGAGGTCATGGCGCTGTTCGGCGAGGGTGGGCTGAAGCCCCTGCCCTTCCAGCCCTTCACGGCGGAGGAGACCTCCGACGCCTTCCGGCTGATGCAGCAATCCGGCCATATCGGGAAGATCGTCATCAGCCCGCCAAAGGCCGGCCGCGTGCCGGCCGCGCAGCGCTCCAGCTTCGCGATCTCGGACCGGGGTGCGCACCTCGTCACCGGCGGCCTCGGCGGCTTCGGCCTAGAGGCGGCGCGCTGGCTCGCGGATCGCGGCGCTCGGCACATCGTGCTCTGCGGCCGCAAGGGCGCGGCGAGCGAGGAGGCGAAGGCGGCGGTGGCCGAACTCGCGGCCCGCGGCGTCACCGTCGAGGCGCCGGCGGTGGACATAACCAGCCGCGCCGCGGTCGACCGGCTGATCGCGGGCATCGAGGCCAGGGGCGGCCGGCTCGCGGGCGTGATCCACGCGGCGGCCGTGCTGCAGGACGGCCTGATCGCCAACATCGATGCGGCCAATCTCGACGCGGTGATCGGCCCGAAGGTGATCGGCGCCCAGCACCTCGACGCGGCGACCCGCGACCGTCAGCTCGACTACTTCGTGGTGTTCTCCTCGGCCACCACCTTCATCGGCAACCCGGGCCAGGGTGCGTACGTCGCCGCCAACGGTTTCATGGAGGGACTGGCCCGTCAGCGCCGCCGCCGGGGGCTGCCGGCGCTCGCGGTCGCCTGGGGCGCTATCGGCGATGTCGGCATGCTCGCCCGGAACAAGGCGGTCATGGAGACCCTCGCTTCCCGCGTCGGCGTCACGCCGATGGAGGCGCGCCGCTGCCTCGACCTGATGGAAGAGGCGCTGCAGGCCCAGGGCGAGAGCCCGGACGAGGCGGTGGTCGCCATCGCGGCGATGCATTGGGGCAAGGCGCGCGAGCGCCTCGCCACGCTGAAGTCGCCGAGCTACAGCGACCTCGGCTCCGATCAGCAGGCGGAGGCCGGCACCGTCGCGACGATCAACATCGCCGCGCTGCTCAAGGGCGGCGATCTCGACACGGTTCGCAAGACCGTGGCCGACGCGATCGTCGAGGATATCGCCCGCATCCTGCGCCTGCCGAAGGACGATATCAGCCGCGTGCGCCAGCTCTCGGAGATCGGCCTCGACTCGCTGATGGGCGTGGAACTCGGCGCCAGCCTGCAGGAGCGCTTCGGTCTCGACTCGCCCCCGGCCGGCCTGTCCTCGGGTCTCACGGTGAACGAGCTGTCCGAGACCTTAATTCAGGCGGTTTCGGCGCCCATGGACGAGGCCGCCGGCGTCGCGCTCAGCCTCGCCTCGAAGCATGTCGGCAGCGAGGTCGACGCGGCCGCGATCGCGCCGTTCCAGGACCTCGTCGAGCAGAACAGTCGCGAGATCAAAGAGATCCTTCCATGAGCAATCCGAAGCCGGACGGGGGGCGCGCCGCTCTGGCAGGTTTTGTGACGAACCGGCTGGGTCGCGCGCCGACCCGGCCGCAGCCGGTCCGGGCCCCGGAGCCCGCGCAGGATCCCGCGATCCTCAGCTTCGAGTCGCTGCCGGGCTACCGCGAGTTGAAACTGCAGCGCTCGGCCGCCGACCTGATCGGGCTCGGCAACCCGTTCTTCCACGTCCACGAGACGAAGGCCGGCGCGACGACCCGCATCGAGGGCCGTCCCTTCGTCAACTTCTCGTCCTATGACTATCTTGGGCTCAACGGGCACCCGAAGGTGAGCGCGGCGGCCAAAGCGGCCATCGACGCCTTCGGCACCTCGTCCTCTGCGAGCCGCGTGGTGGCGGGCGAGCGCCCGGGCCATATCAGTCTGGAGAAGGCGCTGGCCGCTCATTACCGCGTCGATGCCTGCGTGGTGATGGTGAGCGGGCACGCCACCAACGTGACCACGATCGGCGCGTTGCTCGAGGCGGGCGACGTGATCTACCACGACGCGCTCAGCCACAACTCGATCGTCACCGGCGCCCAGCTCTCGGGCGCGCAGCGGCGCTCCTTCGCCCACAACGATCTCGACGCGCTGGAAACCCTGCTCCAGGCGACCCGCCACGAGCACCGCCGGGCGCTGATCGTGGTCGAGGGCCTCTACAGCATGGACGGCGACGCGCCGGACCTCGCCGGCCTCGTCGCGCTGAAAGAGCGCTACAACGCGTGGCTGATGGTGGACGACGCCCACGGGCTCGGCGTTCTCGGCCGGACCGGCGCGGGCCTGTTCGAGCATGCCGGGATCGACCCGAAGGCGGTCGATATCTGGATGGGCACCTTCTCGAAGACGCTCTCCGGCTGCGGCGGCTACATCTGCGGTCCGGCGGCGCTCGTCGAGTACCTGAAGTGCACGGCCGGCGGCTTCGTCTACAGCGTCGGCATGTCGCCGCCGCTCGCCGCCGCGGCGGAGGCGTCGCTTGCCGTGATGCAGGCCGAGCCTGAGCGGGTCGAGCGCCTGCGCCAGAACGGCCGCCTCTTCCTCGACTGCGCCAGGAAGCACGGGCTCGACACCGGCTTCAGCTTGGGGCTCGCGGTGATCCCGGTGATCGTGGGCGACTCTCTGAAGTCGGTGACGCTCTCCCACCGCCTGTACAAGCGCGGCATCAACGTGCAGCCGATCATCCACCCGGCCGTGCCGGAGCGGGCCTCGCGGCTGCGCTTCTTCATGACCTCAGAGCACGAAGCCGACCAGATCCGCGACACCGTCGCGGCGGTGGCGGAGGAGCTCGCGGCGATCGAGCAGGGCGGCTCGCTGATCGAGCAGTTGCTGGCGAAGCGCGCCTGAGCCGCTATCGACGGTGCGGCCTGCTCGGCCGCACCATGTTGCGCGCGTGCGTGAACGCCTGAGACGCGCGCAATCGCTTCCCGTCAATCCGCTCTAGCCGACGCGCATCCACTCCCCCCTGTGCGAGGGAGAGAGAGCGTGGCGGGTTCCGCACA is from Methylobacterium radiodurans and encodes:
- a CDS encoding aminotransferase class I/II-fold pyridoxal phosphate-dependent enzyme; this encodes MSNPKPDGGRAALAGFVTNRLGRAPTRPQPVRAPEPAQDPAILSFESLPGYRELKLQRSAADLIGLGNPFFHVHETKAGATTRIEGRPFVNFSSYDYLGLNGHPKVSAAAKAAIDAFGTSSSASRVVAGERPGHISLEKALAAHYRVDACVVMVSGHATNVTTIGALLEAGDVIYHDALSHNSIVTGAQLSGAQRRSFAHNDLDALETLLQATRHEHRRALIVVEGLYSMDGDAPDLAGLVALKERYNAWLMVDDAHGLGVLGRTGAGLFEHAGIDPKAVDIWMGTFSKTLSGCGGYICGPAALVEYLKCTAGGFVYSVGMSPPLAAAAEASLAVMQAEPERVERLRQNGRLFLDCARKHGLDTGFSLGLAVIPVIVGDSLKSVTLSHRLYKRGINVQPIIHPAVPERASRLRFFMTSEHEADQIRDTVAAVAEELAAIEQGGSLIEQLLAKRA